One window of Fusobacterium polymorphum genomic DNA carries:
- a CDS encoding ATP-binding protein, whose product MNNRIKFLVSSSENQYLERKSARIEPLDILKHLVAFANADGGSLVIGVEDNREITGFNTYKAHKIEEFKNISLVKLKDTPLLAKYETFDVKNKNGEEDKILVISVEPVYDKVIKSYDNNVYLRQFDKTEKLNHEQITQLEYDRGQRYFEDEVVEDTSIEDIDFELLESYRKNMDLTNSTLEDILKSRNFIKKGLLTNACVLLFSKEPTKYLPQARLKFIRYDGVKANVGTEINIIKEKTFDKAIPKIIIEVKEFIKTQLREFQYLDGEDGTFKSMPEYPEFAWFEGIVNALTHRNYSIRGEYIRFIMFDDRIEIHSPGKLPNIVTIENILTQRYSRNPRIARILSEFGWVKEMNEGVKRIHSEMEKFFLRKPVYSEPGNNVLLVLENNILSRNVRIDDNLKKLIDEEVYRELNFIEKEIMKFSFMNKKITVADLSKNINKTTVTTRMYLKKLVTLGLLEWHGTNPKDPTQFYSLKK is encoded by the coding sequence ATGAATAATAGAATTAAATTTTTAGTATCTTCTTCTGAGAATCAATATCTTGAAAGAAAAAGTGCAAGAATAGAACCTCTTGATATATTAAAACATTTAGTTGCTTTTGCTAATGCGGATGGAGGCTCATTGGTAATTGGTGTTGAAGATAATAGAGAAATAACAGGTTTTAATACTTATAAAGCACATAAAATAGAAGAGTTTAAAAATATATCTCTTGTAAAATTGAAAGACACTCCTCTCCTAGCAAAATATGAAACTTTTGATGTAAAAAATAAAAATGGAGAAGAAGATAAAATTTTAGTAATCTCAGTTGAGCCAGTTTATGATAAAGTTATAAAATCATATGATAATAATGTTTATTTAAGACAGTTTGATAAGACAGAAAAATTAAACCATGAACAAATAACTCAACTAGAATACGATAGAGGACAAAGATATTTTGAAGATGAAGTAGTTGAAGATACTTCAATAGAAGATATTGATTTTGAATTACTTGAGTCTTATAGAAAAAATATGGATTTAACAAATTCAACTTTGGAAGATATACTAAAATCAAGAAATTTTATTAAAAAAGGACTTTTAACAAATGCTTGTGTTCTATTGTTTTCAAAAGAACCCACTAAATATTTACCACAAGCTAGGTTGAAATTTATTAGGTATGATGGAGTTAAAGCTAATGTTGGAACTGAAATAAATATAATAAAAGAGAAGACTTTTGATAAGGCTATTCCTAAGATAATAATAGAGGTAAAAGAATTTATAAAAACTCAATTAAGAGAATTTCAGTATTTAGATGGAGAAGATGGGACTTTTAAATCAATGCCAGAATATCCTGAATTTGCCTGGTTTGAAGGAATAGTAAATGCTTTGACACATAGAAACTATTCTATTAGAGGAGAATATATAAGGTTTATTATGTTTGATGATAGAATAGAAATACATAGTCCTGGGAAATTACCTAATATTGTTACTATTGAAAATATTTTAACTCAACGCTATTCAAGAAATCCTAGAATAGCAAGAATATTATCAGAATTTGGCTGGGTTAAGGAAATGAATGAAGGAGTTAAAAGAATACATAGTGAAATGGAAAAATTCTTTTTAAGGAAACCAGTTTATTCAGAACCAGGGAATAATGTTTTACTTGTTTTAGAAAATAATATATTAAGTAGAAATGTTAGAATAGATGATAATTTAAAAAAATTAATTGATGAAGAAGTATATAGAGAGTTAAATTTTATAGAAAAGGAAATTATGAAATTTTCTTTTATGAATAAAAAAATTACAGTAGCTGATTTATCAAAAAATATAAATAAAACTACAGTGACAACTCGTATGTATTTAAAAAAATTGGTGACATTAGGTTTATTAGAGTGGCATGGAACAAATCCAAAAGATCC